In the genome of Quercus robur chromosome 3, dhQueRobu3.1, whole genome shotgun sequence, one region contains:
- the LOC126716531 gene encoding pentatricopeptide repeat-containing protein At3g22470, mitochondrial-like, whose amino-acid sequence MGTLLRTSHSSFRSCSYCYSTLTAAATTSIAKKNPNHNLNQNHFLKSTCCSPNVVSYNTLINGFCKEKRIDELMNLFHEMSNKRVTPDVVTYSTLIVELCRVGRRKAALELFHKMQACGQPPNLQTYAVLLDGLCKNGQVVEAIKVFLEMEDKTLCNNIVIYNILIDGLCNVGNLKVARELFYSLPVKGLQPNVRTYTIMLKGLCKEGLIDKASELLEKMDGNGCTPNDCTYNTIIQGLLQWNETSKAMKYLKIMVDKGFSANVTVATMLVDLLSSNQVDKNIQELLHKFV is encoded by the exons ATGGGTACGCTGCTTCGTACTTCCCACTCTTCTTTTCGTTCTTGTTCTTATTGTTATTCTACTCTTACTGCTGCTGCTACTACTAGTATTGCTAAAAAAAACCCGAATCAcaatctgaatcaaaatcatttctTGAAATCT ACCTGTTGTTCACCTAATGTTGTTAGCTATAACACATTGATTAATGGATTTTGTAAAGAGAAAAGAATTGATGAGTTAATGAATCTCTTTCATGAAATGTCCAACAAGAGAGTAACTCCAGATGTTGTGACTTACAGCACTCTTATAGTTGAGTTATGTCGAGTGGGGAGACGCAAGGCTGCTCTAGAGCTATTCCATAAGATGCAGGCTTGTGGCCAACCTCCAAATCTCCAAACTTATGCTGTCTTGTTGGACGGCCTGTGTAAGAATGGACAAGTTGTTGAGGCAATAAAAGTGTTTCTTGAGATGGAAGACAAAACGTTGTGCAACAATATTGTGATTTACAACATTTTGATTGACGGTTTGTGTAACGTTGGGAATCTTAAAGTTGCAAGAGAACTCTTTTATAGTCTACCTGTGAAAGGATTGCAACCCAATGTTCGAACTTACACCATAATGCTGAAAGGGCTTTGCAAAGAGGGACTAATAGATAAAGCGAGTGAGCTGCTTGAGAAAATGGATGGGAACGGTTGTACCCCTAACGATTGCACATATAACACAATCATCCAAGGGTTATTGCAATGGAATGAGACATCAAAGGCAATGAAATATCTCAAAATAATGGTCGACAAGGGTTTTTCAGCGAATGTGACGGTTGCAACCATGTTGGTTGACTTGCTATCATCTAATCAAGTAGATAAGAACATTCAAGAATTACTTCATAAGTTTGTGTGA
- the LOC126716715 gene encoding putative pentatricopeptide repeat-containing protein At1g12700, mitochondrial, which produces MGTLLRSSHTCFRSHCYSTLTAATTASIASAKKNPNHYLNQNHFLEPVRDQCKSRSFRNVDHALDLFDKMLHTRPLPSIYDFNHVLAGIARMKHYPVVISLVKRIESFGISPNVCTLTILINCFCHLNCLDFGFSVFATILKLGYHPNSIPLNTLVKGLCLQGDIAGAVKLVEDMEKKGYQPDAFTCGTILNALCKIGKTDMAIGLLRKLEGDFELDLTAYNTIIDSLCKDRLVTEALNFLTEMMSKGIQPDLITYNSLIQGLCNCGRWREANTLLNEMAQRKIVPGVWTFNILVDAFCKEGMLIEAKKVFDKMIQRGIEPDVVSYNSLIDGYCLQNKLKDAIDALNMMVERGCSPNVVSYSTLINGFCKNKRIGEAMNLFNEMSNKGVTPNVVTYNTLIGGFCRVERHKAALKLFHKMQACGQLPNPQTYAVLLDGLCKNGQVVEAVKVFLEMEDKMLGNNIVIYSILIDGLCNVGNLTVARELFYSLPAKGLQPNVQTYTIMLKGLCKEGLLEEASEIFEKMDGSGCSPDDRTYNTIIQGLLQHNGTSKAMKYLEIMDDKGFSANATTASMLVDLLSANPADKALQELLIKTLPVNL; this is translated from the coding sequence ATGGGTACGCTTCTTCGTTCTTCGCACACTTGTTTTCGTTCTCATTGTTATTCTACGCTTACTGCTGCTACTACTGCTAGTATTGCTAGTGCTAAAAAAAACCCGAATCactatctgaatcaaaatcatttctTGGAACCTGTTAGAGATCAGTGCAAATCTAGAAGCTTTAGGAATGTTGATCATGCCTTAGacctgtttgataaaatgcttcACACGCGCCCTTTGCCTTCCATTTACGATTTTAATCACGTGTTGGCTGGCATTGCAAGAATGAAGCATTACCCAGTAGTCATTTCTCTAGTTAAACGAATCGAATCATTCGGTATCTCTCCTAATGTTTGTACTCTTACTATTTTGATTAACTGCTTCTGCCATTTAAACTGTCTAGATTTTGGGTTCTCCGTCTTTGcaacaattttgaaacttggttATCACCCAAACTCTATTCCTCTAAACACCCTTGTCAAGGGTCTCTGTCTTCAAGGTGACATTGCTGGAGCTGTGAAGTTGGTAGAAGATATGGAGAAGAAAGGGTATCAACCTGATGCATTTACTTGTGGAACGATACTAAATGCTTTGTGTAAGATTGGTAAGACTGATATGGCTATTGGGTTGCTCAGGAAATTGGAAGGAGATTTTGAGCTTGATCTGACAGCGTATAACACAATCATTGATAGTTTATGTAAGGATAGGTTGGTCACTGAGGCCTTGAACTTTTTGACTGAAATGATGAGTAAAGGCATTCAGCCGGACCTTATCACTTACAATTCCTTAATTCAAGGCCTATGCAATTGCGGCAGGTGGAGAGAGGCTAATACTTTGTTGAATGAGATGGCACAGAGGAAGATCGTGCCAGGTGTGTGGACCTTCAACATATTGGTAGACGCATTTTGCAAAGAGGGGATGTTGATAGAggcaaaaaaagtttttgataaGATGATTCAAAGAGGTATTGAGCCTGATGTAGTCTCTTATAATTCTTTAATTGATGGATACTGTTTGCAAAATAAATTGAAGGATGCCATCGACGCATTGAACATGATGGTTGAGAGGGGTTGTTCACCTAATGTTGTTAGCTATAGCACATTGATTAAtggattttgtaaaaataaaagaattggtGAGGCAATGAATCTCTTTAATGAAATGTCCAACAAGGGAGTAACTCCTAATGTTGTGACTTACAACACTCTTATAGGTGGGTTTTGTCGAGTGGAGAGACACAAGGCTGCTCTAAAGCTATTCCATAAAATGCAAGCTTGTGGCCAACTTCCAAATCCTCAAACTTATGCTGTCTTGTTGGACGGCCTGTGTAAGAATGGACAAGTTGTTGAGGCAGTAAAAGTGTTTCTTGAGATGGAAGACAAAATGTTGGGCAACAATATTGTGATTTACAGCATTTTGATTGATGGTTTGTGTAATGTCGGGAATCTTACAGTTGCAAGAGAACTCTTTTATAGTCTACCTGCGAAAGGATTGCAACCCAATGTTCAAACTTACACCATAATGCTCAAAGGGCTTTGCAAAGAGGGACTGCTAGAAGAAGCAAGTGAGatatttgagaaaatggatgggAGCGGTTGTTCACCTGACGATCGCACATATAACACAATAATCCAAGGGTTACTGCAACATAATGGGACATCAAAGGCAATGAAATATCTTGAAATAATGGATGACAAGGGTTTTTCAGCAAATGCAACCACTGCATCCATGTTGGTTGACTTGCTATCTGCAAATCCAGCAGATAAAGCACTTCAAGAATTACTTATTAAGACTTTGCCGGTCAATCTATAA